The sequence below is a genomic window from Vibrio mangrovi.
GTGCTTGCTTGAGTTTTTCTGCAAATGACATCTCATTTGTCCCTATAAAGACATTTATTCTCACATTATATATGCAGTTTTTATCACCACACCCTTGAGGTGATGAAAAGATTACTTTATCATTGAGGAAAAATGCACTTGACAGGTTTTTGGAATGTACGATTTTTTGGAAATCACGGTACCATTCAAGAGTGAGTTTGTGACTCAATCTCTTGGCTGTGGCTATGTGAATTACGAAAAGTTGTCTTCTTTATCCGGCCTGAAAGTTGGGGCAGGTGATATTGAATTTGGAGTTACGGGAAATAAGGATCTCCGGGATCTTTATATCCCTTGGCAAAAAATTCCTTCAAGTTATACCGATATTGCCTGTAAAGTTTTTGATGCGAACCCTGCCTGTAATTGTGAATGGGGATATCTTCGTTTTAAAGCATCGCCCGCCAAAATTATGCAGGGTCATAACGTTTATGGCTCTGACAATCTGCGTAATTGCGTTGAACATCTGATGTTTGCTTTTCTTAAAGCAACCCCGGACCTATTTGACTCACTTGAATGGGGATTAGCTGAACTTTCACGTATCGATGCTACTTATTCGATTCAGTTTGAGAGTCGGGATGTTTTGGCACAGGCGGTGAACGGTCTTCGAAACGTTTCCAATCGCTATCTTCGTCCATCGAACCGCTACATTAACAAAACTTTGGGTGATGACTGTGATGCCAGTGTCTACTGGAGCGCTGCAACGGGCGAAAATCCGGATACAGGACGGACTAAGACACTGCTGTTTTATGTTAAGGATGCAGAAATTAAGCATCAGTTAAGTCAGTTGCAATCTCGCGCAAAGAAAGAACGAACTCATCATTACGACCATATTATTGCTGAACTCTCATCTCACGAACTACAAGATTTTGTTGCTAATCGGGGACGTTTTGAAGGGCGGGGGAAGAAGCGTTATATCCAGCGTGTCTGCGGCTCTTCTAATGTTTGGGCGGTTATTCGTTATGCTGAACAGTTTGAACAAATTAATGGCTACTCATTTTGTGAATACCTGTTTAAAGATCTTTTTGGGGATCTCTTTCTGGCTCTTGAGGGCAATGAGATAGAGGTATTTGACGATCACAAAGTAAAACATGCTTTATATGATATGTATCAGAGCATTACTCCAAAAGGCAACATTTCCTACGCAAAGGCAGATCGTATATTCAGATTTTATATGTCTCTCTGCGACCGTGGTTACCACAACATCAAACGGCATACATCAAAGGCAACTCTATCGCGCAATATGAAAGAACTCTGCGCTATTGGCCTGTCCAAAGCCGATCTTCAGAACCTGCATAACGGTGAGCGCATGAAGTTATCTAAAGTCATCCATTTTGATTTTGACAATCAAAGGCCGGCGAACTACGTCGAACCCAAATCACCATTTGCCGATGGTTCATCAAATTATCTTGCTGAAATATTTGGGGTCTCTTATCGCTTATCCCATGACATGGGACTTACGGATAATCCGTCCGACTTTCTTCATGACACACTCAGATTACCGGATGATTTCGATTTTGAACCACTCTTGGATCTTAATGAGATCCCTATCAGCCCACGTGAATCTATGACTCTCGTTATTTGGCCGGATGGCGAAATAGCACTGACACGACACAGGCAGAAGAAATTTAAGCCTAACATCATTACCGGCCTGATCAACCCAGAACCGTCTCGTTACTATCAGGCTTATCTACATTGAGGTGAATTACATGCAAGTCTTTTTCATTAGTGCAACACATCGCTTTGGTACATCGTTTAAAAAGAGCCCTCAGGGAGTTCAGTATGACATCTGCAATCTGGCCTATGGCGATCCTGTCGAACCGGTAAGTCAACCGAATATGACCTTTTACGGTCATGGTGCTCAGGTCAGAGAAATTGGTCTGGCGAAAACGGCTATGTCGAGTTTTGAGACAGTGAAAGTCGGACAGCTTATTGAACTCATTTTTACTCCGAATCCGGAAAATCCCCGGATGAATATTGTGTCCGGCTGGAAACCGGTGAAGCAGGAAGGTTAATCCGGTATGGCTTTATGTGTAGAGCAAGGAGAACAGGGATATTTGTACATCTCCGGCTCTGCCATCAACGAATGTTCATCGTTGGTTGTTTTGACCGTCGATGAATATAAAGCAAATACAGTTCAGCTAAATCCTTCAGAAATTTCTAGTCTGTTCTTCTTTGCTTTTGGTCTTGTCCTCGTCTCTTACAAAATATCCTGGGTCGTGGGCGTTATGAAAAATCTCATTGGTAAAATATAGGTGGATTTATGTTCATTCAAAAAATTAAAACTTTCTTGATGGCTTCTTTTGCTATGGCCATTACCGCGCCTGCATTTGCGGAGGATCCTGCAACTTCAAATCCCGTTCAGCAATTGATGGACTCCATTGATATTTCAGGAGTCAGTGCGATCGTTGTTTCCTTTGGCGTGCTTATTCTTGGTGTGAAGTTTGGTGAGAAAGGGATCGTCTTTGCAAAACGTATGATTGGTAAAATCTGATGTATGTTGCGGTTGCCTCCATTCAGTTTTATTGCGTCATTCTGTTTCTGGGGGGACTTTGTGGAATTGCCTGCGTTATAGGCTTCAGGGGGTAACATACCCCTTTTTTACTTGTTAAACAGAGGACTAATTACATGATATTGAAAAAGTTCTTCGTTTACTTTTTTATATTGAATATAGTCATTCTCCCTTTGAAAAAGGCCAATGCGGTTGTTCCTTTAGTTGTGGGTATTGGATATGCGGTTGATGTAGCTGCTCCTATTGCGATTCGCTATCTTGCATCTGATATTGCTATTAGTGCCGTTGCCAAAGCTGTACAGGTTTCCAACGCTTACTATTCAGCGACAGCCACAGCTTCTAACGCAAAGTTTCTGAAATATTTTAAGGGGAAGGCTGCATTAGGAGTTGCTGCATTTGTTGGGGTTCTTGATGCACTTGGTTTATACCTGTCAAATGATAGCTTTTATTCCAAAGATGAGAGTTCTCAGGATCCCGGGGCAGCCCAACAAGGGTATTTCTGGAGCTCTCCGGATGGCCAACGTTCATCTGGTAGTGAAGTTGCTGATATTCGTATTTCAGACCTTAAAGAATCTCATCCAGATAATAATTACATCTATAGAATAGAATCCAGTTCTGACAACTCTATTCGTTATTATTTCTATCGGGTTGATACTGATACTCAAGGGAATGTTTCTGAAATTTATACCAGTGCCCGAACAGTATCTCGTCATGAATGTTCTTCGTCAAATGGGGTTGGTGTATCCAGTTGTTCTTCTGATTTTGATCCTAATTTTGGTTTAAAAGTCGAAGATTCTGATGTGCAGACTTCAGTTCTTGATTATTTATCTTCTCTTGATGAGTCTAAACAGTTGGAATTTTTTGCTGATCCTGATGGTGTTCTAGATTCAGCTTTGGTTGAAGATCTGACGGTTGACGATGCTCCTCCAATGCTTGATGGTGAGAGTCCTATTCCCAATATTGGCGATCAGTCATGGTCTGATGCCCATATGATTACAACGGGTGTCGCTCAGTCTTCAGATTCCTCTGCTGCAAATTATGTCCCTCAGGATGATTGGGATAATGCCTATTATCTGGCAAATACTGTTGCTAATGGGAATGACTATATTACCGGATTGAATTCTGGTGCAGTTTCTATTCCTGATACAACAGGGACGACGCCTAATACCACAACTGGTGAGGGCAGTGTGAAAGTTGATCTTTCCAGTATTGAATCTCGTATTGATACAACGAATTCCCTGAATCAGTCCATTCTTGAGGAATTTCAGAAGATCAATTCAACAACAACTCAGACTAAAAAGTCATTTGATGAGAGCAACCGTTATTCGTTCTGGACTCCTATTTATCCTAATGGATTTGAAGGTGTGTTGAATGCTTTCATTGAAAAAATGAAACAGACTGATGCTTATCAGTTTCTGAGTGGATTTACTTTGAATCTTTCATCTGGAGTCTATCCGGTGACTGAATTTTGCTTTACTGAACTTGGTTTTGGCTGCTTCGAGTTGAAGCTGGATGCGAATGTCTGGCTGGCAATTAAGTCGATGGTGATCCTTTTTTCTCTGGTAATGGCAAGACGTATTGTGTTTGGAGGTTAATCCTATGCTTAACTGGTTTGTGAACCGTTGGAATGACCTGATAGATATTATTTTCAGTGTCTTCCTTGATGTCTGGAATTTTTTAGTCGATATCTTCTGTTTTCTCTTTGAAACCATTTTTAATGTGGTCATTTCTTTGGTCTCTGGCCTCGGTACAGCGTTGTCTTCTGTTTCCGTTCCCCAGTATTTGACTTTTCTTCCTGAGTCGATGCTGAACGTCATGTCTATTGTCGGAATTAACGAAGCATCTGTCATTATTGTGACCGCATTGATTATCCGGTTTACGTTACAGCTCATTCCTTTTATCCGGCTCGGCTCTTGAGGTGAATTATGGCTATTACCTTAGTTAAAGGAACTCCCGGTAGTGGTAAATCCTACGAAACTGTTGTCCATCATATTCTTCCTGTTCTGAAAGATGGCCGGAAGGTAGTGACGAATATCCCGTTGAATATTGAAAGTTTCTGTATGATTTTAGGGGAGTCGGTCAGAGAACTGATAGAAGTTCATCCTTTTGATTTCAGTGATAGCACTCCGGCACTTGCTCATCCGGATGATTATATCCAGTACCAGGACTGGCGAAATGACAAGGGGCAGGGTGTCTTGTTTGTTCTTGATGAATGTCATTATCTGTTTCCCCTTCAGGGGCGCGGTAAAGTGATGACTGATCTCGCAGATGCCCAGGTTCGTTTTTTTTCGGGTCATCGTCATTATGGTTTTGATTTCATTTTTCTGACTCAGAGTGACCGGAAGATCAACAAACTTA
It includes:
- a CDS encoding DUF2523 family protein, whose product is MLNWFVNRWNDLIDIIFSVFLDVWNFLVDIFCFLFETIFNVVISLVSGLGTALSSVSVPQYLTFLPESMLNVMSIVGINEASVIIVTALIIRFTLQLIPFIRLGS
- a CDS encoding phage/plasmid replication protein, II/X family: MYDFLEITVPFKSEFVTQSLGCGYVNYEKLSSLSGLKVGAGDIEFGVTGNKDLRDLYIPWQKIPSSYTDIACKVFDANPACNCEWGYLRFKASPAKIMQGHNVYGSDNLRNCVEHLMFAFLKATPDLFDSLEWGLAELSRIDATYSIQFESRDVLAQAVNGLRNVSNRYLRPSNRYINKTLGDDCDASVYWSAATGENPDTGRTKTLLFYVKDAEIKHQLSQLQSRAKKERTHHYDHIIAELSSHELQDFVANRGRFEGRGKKRYIQRVCGSSNVWAVIRYAEQFEQINGYSFCEYLFKDLFGDLFLALEGNEIEVFDDHKVKHALYDMYQSITPKGNISYAKADRIFRFYMSLCDRGYHNIKRHTSKATLSRNMKELCAIGLSKADLQNLHNGERMKLSKVIHFDFDNQRPANYVEPKSPFADGSSNYLAEIFGVSYRLSHDMGLTDNPSDFLHDTLRLPDDFDFEPLLDLNEIPISPRESMTLVIWPDGEIALTRHRQKKFKPNIITGLINPEPSRYYQAYLH